A genomic window from Plasmodium malariae genome assembly, chromosome: 10 includes:
- the CEN3 gene encoding centrin-3, putative codes for MINRKSEVTSFTPRAITNRPISSNRRRGRNEITDEQKNEIKEAFDLFDTEKTGKIDYHELKVAIRALGFDIKKADVIELMREYDKTNSGYIDYNDFLDIMTQKISDRDPTEEIIKAFKLFDDDDTGKISLKNLRRVSRELGENLSDDELQAMIDEFDKDMDGEISQEEFLSIMKQTNLY; via the exons ATGATTAATAGAAAAAGCGAAGTTACGAGTTTCACACCAAGAGCAATTACCAATAGACCCATAAGTAGTAATAGGAGAAGGGGTAGAAATGAAATAACGGATGAacagaaaaatgaaattaaagaaGCTTTTGATTTATTCGATACAGAGAAAACTGGGAAAATCGATTATCATGAACTGAAG GTAGCTATACGAGCTCTTGGatttgatataaaaaaagcagATGTTATAGAGTTAATGAGAGAATATGACAAAACCAATTCTGGATACATAGACTACAATGATTTTTTGGACATTA tGACGCAGAAAATTAGTGATAGGGATCCAAcagaagaaataataaaagctTTCAAACTATTTGATGATGACGATACgg ggaaaatttcattaaaaaactTGAGAAGAGTATCCAGAGAACTG ggGGAAAACCTATCCGATGATGAATTACAAGCCATGATTGACGAGTTTGACAAAGACATGGATGGAGAAATTAGTCAAGAGGAATTCCTAAGCATAATGAAGCAAACAAACctttattaa
- the EBP2 gene encoding rRNA-processing protein EBP2, putative yields MSVSIINGTHQSTDCAMEKKKKKKKVVTSTASTATKATITSTASTATKATITSTATATATATTSTAMKDLEGVIGSREGKNKITKGGGINEMKRKITNGMRNEKGSEKERETLKANNQAKKVKVRKTISVDTNYISKLIKKIKTSSSLSSGINSSKVLGGEEKKKKKNFKIKMKNRERGKTSNGESGLKRGNEKNGRDVFADEGDTYNKKDEHSGEHSGEHSGEHSGEHSGEHSGEHADEHTDEHADEHTDKHTDEHADKHADKHADKHTGKHTNENFTDERNLISENKARMEKKLNEIKLQINDSNNSEWLEKLDITSPEYYYLKNVNLFGKCQQRENELLKFAHTNMLEALKKLQSLNIVFNRPYDFLADMVKSDVHMEKVRQKIIKEHEITEIREKNKLKRLNKKFKKKSGSLKVRDQQEALEKKKNLQKIDQLKKDDNLDSLNVQNFFLKYAKATDDKLVDGKNGRKNINDKRNVKTTKNMKNMKNMKNTKNMKNMKNMKNMKNTKNMKNMKNTKFTKFMKDTKDSKDLYKRKDRIGVQTKKKKKGIKKNTKNKRRKKFKRH; encoded by the coding sequence atgtcGGTAAGTATTATAAACGGCACTCACCAGAGTACTGACTGCGCgatggagaaaaaaaaaaaaaaaaaaaaagtagtaaCATCAACAGCATCAACAGCAACAAAAGCAACAATAACATCAACAGCATCAACAGCAACAAAAGCAACAATAACATCAACAGCAACAGCAACAGCAACAGCAACAACATCAACAGCTATGAAGGATTTAGAAGGAGTTATAGGAAGTAGGGagggaaaaaacaaaattacaaAGGGGGGGGGTATTAacgaaatgaaaagaaaaattactaATGGGATGAGGAACGAAAAAGGAAGCGAAAAGGAAAGGGAAACGTTAAAGGCGAACAACCAAGCAAAAAAGGTAAAAGTGAGAAAGACCATTTCGGTCGATACAAATTATATCAGTAAgcttatcaaaaaaataaaaacatctAGTTCGTTGAGCAGTGGCATAAATTCGTCGAAAGTACTGGGaggggaagaaaaaaaaaaaaaaaaaaattttaaaataaaaatgaaaaacaggGAAAGGGGAAAAACTTCAAATGGGGAAAGTGGCCTAAAAAGGggcaatgaaaaaaatggaagagaTGTATTTGCAGACGAAGGGGATACATATAACAAAAAGGACGAGCATTCGGGTGAGCATTCGGGTGAGCATTCGGGTGAGCATTCGGGTGAGCATTCGGGTGAGCATTCGGGTGAGCATGCCGATGAGCATACCGATGAGCATGCCGATGAGCATACCGATAAGCATACCGATGAGCATGCCGATAAGCATGCCGATAAGCATGCCGATAAGCACACTGGTAAGCACACAAATGAAAATTTCACAGATGAGCGAAACTTGATCAGCGAAAATAAAGCTcgtatggaaaaaaaattaaatgaaataaaacttCAAATAAACGATAGTAACAACAGCGAGTGGCTGGAAAAATTAGACATCACAAGCCcagaatattattatttgaaaaatgtaaacttATTTGGAAAATGTCAACAGAGAGAAAATGAATTGTTAAAATTTGCTCATACAAATATGTTAGAGGCTTTAAAAAAACTACAAAGTTTAAATATTGTATTCAATAGACCATACGATTTCTTAGCTGATATGGTAAAAAGTGATGTGCATATGGAAAAGGTaagacaaaaaataataaaagaacatGAAATAACAGAAATacgagaaaaaaataaattaaaaagactgaacaaaaaatttaaaaaaaaatctggCTCACTTAAAGTACGTGACCAACAGGAAGCtttagagaaaaaaaaaaatttacaaaaaatagaTCAACTAAAAAAAGACGACAATTTGGACAGCCTGAATGTTCAGAACTTTTTCTTGAAGTACGCAAAGGCTACTGATGATAAGTTAGTGGACGGAAAAAATGGCAGGAAAAACATTAATGATAAAAGAAACGTAAAAACTacgaaaaatatgaaaaatatgaaaaatatgaaaaatacgaaaaatatgaaaaatatgaaaaatatgaaaaatatgaaaaatacgaaaaatatgaaaaatatgaaaaatacgaaatttacaaaatttatgaaaGACACAAAAGACAGCAAAGATTTGTACAAACGTAAAGACAGAATTGGGGTACAGaccaaaaagaaaaaaaagggaattaaaaaaaacacaaaaaacaaaaggagGAAAAAGTTTAAGAGACACTAA
- the PmUG01_10039200 gene encoding methyltransferase, putative, with the protein MNYVKLSLHSYPVKCYGKTYKVSNTLKLKGIGLKSLDEEEIRNIFKKLDIRCMAYLVDKEDIIYLEFYKKKECSQIFSFFNKNAVLMNNITVKAEYVNIRYNVKEDAPSVYVKDYTVLTRCSSDGISIYNDAIDQKHSDEIIRNYENESWLKYTNNNEINVGHYFCRSTPNKIYKSYCIKEFTAFFSPEFLKHIISLLNNKQPNQVSILKCHTKKSIEYVIESSYIFEDEIAFLVLHNELPMSFLDIMNERKINLLMPKNALLRIKGKLRYEFLFGVPKKKTINLEDTVVDRKDSFLLIFRYINENNLKNMLIQNSYKKEIIKDEKQEKTCIPINVNDYTSDSLEKTYVLDVYNQIAQHFCYTRYKSWNNVENIINEEKEGNVILDVGCGNGKNVKGSCKYFFIGLDFSYYLLKLAQRKCNTDLFLANCVNIPLKSSVADLCISVAVIHHIGTHEKRKRAVSEMVRCTKIGGRVLIYVWAYEQQENVVGNRKFDSQDIFVPWYLQPNHKIEANEEQIQQCQPVKKDLLKLQRYYHVFKKEELYELCQSIRGVFIEDFFFDCNNWAVLLRKVC; encoded by the exons ATGAATTATGTAAAACTGTCCTTGCATTCTTACCCTGTCAA GTGCTATGGAAAAACATACAAAGTATCAAACACTTTAAAACTTAAAGGAATAGGTTTGAAGAGTTTGGACGAAGAAGAAATACGAAATATCTTTAAGAAACTTGACATAAGATGTATGGCTTACTTAGTTGACAAGGAAGACATCATATACTTGgaattttacaaaaagaaGGAATGCTCGCAGATATTTAGCTTTTTCAATAAA AATGCTGTATTGATGAACAACATAACTGTTAAAGCAGAATATGTAAACATAAGATATAATGTTAAAGAAGATGCTCCTAGTGTGTATGTAAAGGATTACACTGTGTTAACCAGATGCAGCAGCGATGGTATTTCCATTTATAACGATGCAATTGATCAGAAGCATTCTGATGAAATTATTCGAAATTATGAAAACGAAAGTTGGCTTAAGTACacaaataataatg AGATCAACGTGGGACATTACTTTTGTCGGAGTACACCgaacaaaatttataagtCTTACTGCATTAAGGAATTTACAGCATTTTTTTCTCCTGAGTTTTTAAAGCATATTAtaagtttattaaataataaacaacCTAATCAGGTTTCCATTTTGAAATGTCATACCAAAAAGTCTATCGAGTACGTCATCGAGTCGAGTTACATATTTGAG GATGAAATAGCCTTCTTAGTCCTACACAACGAATTGCCAATGTCCTTCCTTGATATCATGAATG aaagaaaaataaacttGTTAATGCCAAAAAATGCCTTGCTCAGAATTAAAGGCAAATTGAGATATGAATTTCTATTCGGAGTtccaaagaaaaaaacaataaatctGGAAGACACA GTTGTAGACCGAAAGGACAGCTTCTTACTCATTTTTCGATATATCAACGAAAacaacttaaaaaatatgttaattcAAAATAGCTACAAAAAGGAGATTATTAAAGACGAGAAGCAGGAAAAAACGTGTATCCCAATAAATGTAAACGATTACACCTCTGATAGTTTGGAAAAGACGTACGTCCTTGATGTTTACAATCAAATAGCTCAACATTTCTGTTATACCAG ATACAAATCGTGGAATAATGTGgagaatattattaatgaagAAAAGGAAGGTAATGTTATCTTAGATGTTGGTTGTGGAAACGGAAAGAATGTAAAAGGatcatgtaaatatttttttataggtTTAGATTTTagctattatttattaaaattagcTCAGAGAAAATGTAACACGGATTTATTTTTGGCTAACTGTGTTAATATACCCTTAAAATCaa GCGTAGCCGATCTATGCATCTCTGTGGCGGTTATCCATCATATTGGCACGCACGAAAAGAG AAAACGAGCTGTGTCCGAGATGGTACGATGCACCAAAATTGGCGGAAGGGTTTTAATATACGTTTG GGCTTACGAGCAGCAAGAAAATGTGGTTGGAAACAGGAAATTCGATTCCCAAGATA TCTTTGTGCCATGGTATTTGCAACCCAATCACAAAATAGAAGCGAATGAAGAACAAATCCAACAATGTCAGCCCGTAAAAAAAG ACCTTTTAAAATTGCAGAGATACTACCacgtttttaaaaaagaggaGTTGTATGAATTATGTCAAAGTATAAGAGGAGTGTTTATTGAAGATTTCTTTTTTGATTGTAACAACTGGGCAGTTCTACTACGAAAAGTTTGTTAA
- the PmUG01_10039600 gene encoding nucleolar preribosomal assembly protein, putative, whose product MYDESKEDIIDRIRGEKAKTRKGKVILKKREGEFHEGSKNCLFISSNKRTELLKNFMQDIYILRKPLTCYMPKLHQNLSNLLDKIDSLVDICIYNSCSFFFCIFSTKKNPSRFILGRLYNKNILDYYVFSLVSFIPFHIFPLSKEIISDTKPIVLIQGSYFDQTDVTKYLKNILFDFFKHRNVDSFTRNSIQRLIVLTAYERIVSIDNNCVNGTSNTSRGDSGENANKLGSDNLSSSVGIKGAHTDNVGINNVGGKSNRSYRDVDGKNKYVISFRQYLLRKGVLSQTDKDIPELEEIGPRFEFTLENYKIPDYHLFQEAIKKADIPKKNKIKKVKVDEFGNSIKRVYVQKQNFTKLHTKHTKILKKTNKVNSKKGKHE is encoded by the coding sequence ATGTACGACGAAAGCAAAGAAGATATCATTGATAGGATAAGAGGAGAGAAAGCAAAAAcgagaaaaggaaaagtcattttaaaaaaacgaGAAGGAGAATTTCATGAAGGCTCGAAGAATTGCTTATTCATAAGTAGCAACAAAAGAACagaattgttaaaaaattttatgcaagatatatatatattacgtaAACCTTTAACATGTTATATGCCGAAATTGCATCAGAATTTATCGAATTTATTGGATAAGATTGACAGTTTAGTggatatatgtatttataatagctgttctttttttttttgtatattttcaaCTAAAAAAAATCCATCTAGATTTATTTTAGGaagattatataataaaaatattttggaTTACTATGTTTTTTCTCTAGTCTCTTTTATTCCATTTCACATATTTCCTTTatcaaaagaaattatatctGATACGAAACCCATTGTCCTAATACAAGGATCATACTTCGACCAAACTGATGTTACCAAAtacttgaaaaatattttatttgatttttttaaacacaGAAATGTGGATTCTTTCACTCGGAATAGTATACAGCGCTTGATAGTTTTGACTGCCTATGAGAGGATTGTCAGCATTGATAACAACTGCGTTAATGGTACTAGTAATACAAGTAGAGGAGATTCGGGAGAAAACGCTAATAAGTTGGGTAGTGATAATTTAAGTAGCAGTGTAGGTATCAAAGGTGCTCACACGGACAACGTGGGCATCAACAACGTTGGTGGCAAAAGTAATCGTAGTTACAGGGATGTAGACGGGAAGAACAAATACGTTATATCATTTCGACAGTACCTACTAAGAAAGGGGGTTTTGAGCCAAACGGACAAGGACATACCAGAATTAGAAGAAATTGGACCGCGCTTTGAATTCACATTAGAAAACTACAAAATACCTGACTACCATTTATTTCAGGAAGCTATTAAAAAGGCAGATATCcctaaaaagaataaaattaaaaaagttaaagtGGATGAGTTTGGAAATAGCATCAAAAGGGTATATGTTCAA
- the DHHC10 gene encoding palmitoyltransferase DHHC10, putative: protein MKETNNSEKEIRQMLPVMLIGLVTLVMYTIFVTFYCLVLLQIDVEQQYVDKNLFKEGCAKLVTFHLLLFLMIWSFYKTYKVNPGVVPDTYEWKVDPDINRIKEREKTGELRYCPHEKKYKPDRAHYCRAIKKNVLKMDHYCPWVANCVGFYNYKFFLLSLFYANFCCFYVEINCYSSFPNFYSNPNVLFNDVFYLFLEMVLAVVILLIIFPFFLFHLYLTAKNYTTLEFCVIGQRDKRNMYDLGVEENFKQVLGDNILLWFLPVGRPKGDGLFFATFEAVGNNFF, encoded by the exons ATGAAAGAGACCAATAACTCTGAAAAGGAAATTAGGCAAATGCTGCCAGTAATG TTAATAGGTTTGGTAACCCTAGTTATGTACACCATATTTGTAACT TTTTATTGCTTGGTCTTGCTGCAAATTGATGTCGAGCAGCAGTACGTTGATAAGAATCTATTTAAAGAAGGATGTGCTAAACTAGTAACTT TTCACTTGTTACTCTTTCTGATGATATGGTCGTTTTATAAAACGTATAAAGTGAACCCAGGTGTAGTGCCCG ACACCTACGAGTGGAAAGTAGATCCGGATATTAATCGAATAAAAGAGAGAGAGAAGACAG GGGAATTGCGCTATTGCCCGCACGAGAAGAAGTACAAACCAGACCGAGCCCATTACTGCAG GGCAATTAAAAAGAACGTGCTGAAGATGGACCACTACTGCCCATGG GTTGCAAACTGCGTTGGATTTTAcaattacaaattttttttgttgagTCTTTTTTACGCGAATTTCTGCTGTTTTTATGTCGAGATAAATTGCTACTCCTCCTTCCCCAACTTTTATTCTAACCCTAATGTTCTCTTCAACGACGTTTTCTATTTGTTCCTGGAGATGGTCCTAGCTGTCGTCATTTTGCT AAtaattttcccctttttccttttccacTTGTACCTGACggcaaaaaattatacaaccCTGGAATTCTGCGTT ATTGGACAAAGGGATAAGCGAAATATGTACGACTTGGGGGTGGAGGAAAACTTCAAGCAAGTTCTG GGTGATAACATTCTGCTATGGTTTCTGCCAGTTGGTCGACCTAAGGGAGACGGGTTGTTCTTCGCTACATTCGAAGCTGTaggtaataattttttttga
- the PPO gene encoding protoporphyrinogen oxidase, putative → MHETNESETNGLSKDEVYDVVIVGGGLFSCCLYYFLKVKNGKLKILIIEKEEKLGGYIKTHKYSKDNTEFLYELGPNLFKLSEESYNLLKQLKLLSDIRILDKKLIRYIYYNNNLYPLHFNIIGYFIFPLIKFSNKIKFIFKLLFRKYKNVNLYDYDISVENYMKENFDLQHYNFLLLPLIYGSCAGKGNISAMSFFLRNLKLLKNSSSTLRIWRNRGTSESCSSPRGDNSSSCCTTTQGKKEGDMFSPIYSLLNMINSKTTLIHYVKNNILKGYKYSNYNKYLLINKTNNYKDVPSSYIERYFKTIKKIYVFVKYLSCKYFPLFGNQTGKKEGWKEGKESKGENEVERVKDAEGANEAKKRVVGKLISLKSGLYELINALSSYINKKYVFTNQEVDLINRMNEKLWMCSVRKQSETQVIYAKNVILTVNSKICSHILRTILPCNIRKNLFNISYSNIICVTLYFNKKDLNIPKNFFGFLSSDKKTHVLGCFYINNMFKERCSDDNIALLTLYIGGQNNAKDIYLEKEELTQIILKDLRQIFKIYNNAHPTILKVKKWYDAIPFYSNNYEKDLKSFLDELYKPQYKNLFVDSGWVTGTSISDRIASAKDLSDFMILKNLSKP, encoded by the coding sequence ATGCACGAAACGAACGAAAGCGAAACGAATGGGTTGTCTAAGGACGAGGTGTACGATGTTGTTATCGTAGGAGGAGGACTCTTCAGCTGTTGTttgtactattttttaaaagttaaaaatggaaagcttaaaattttgataattgaaaaagaagagaaattAGGGGGGTACATAAAGacacataaatatagtaAAGATAATACGGAATTTTTGTATGAGTTAGGaccaaatttatttaaattaagtGAAGAGAGTTATAATTTACTTAAGCAGTTGAAATTACTTAGTGATATTAGAATATTAGACAAAAAACTTATtcgttatatttattataataataatttatatccgttacattttaatatcattggatattttatttttcccttaATCAAATTTtcgaataaaataaaatttatttttaaattactttttaGAAAGTATAAGAATGTGAATCTATATGACTATGATATATCTgtagaaaattatatgaaagaAAACTTTGACTTACagcattataattttttacttttacctTTGATTTATGGATCATGTGCTGGTAAGGGTAACATTTCTGCTATGTCGTTTTTCTTAAGAAATTTGAAGCTTCTTAAGAACAGTAGTAGCACGTTGCGCATTTGGCGTAACAGGGGAACTAGTGAGAGTTGTAGTTCTCCTCGTGGtgataatagtagtagttgTTGTACTACTACACAAGGAAAGAAAGAGGGTGATATGTTTTCCCCCATATACAGTTTACTTAACATGATTAATAGCAAAACGACACTAATTCAttacgtaaaaaataatatattaaagggATATAAATACtcgaattataataaatacttaCTGATAAACAAGACGAACAACTACAAAGATGTTCCTTCATCCTATATTGAGcgatattttaaaactattaaaaaaatttacgtTTTCGTAAAATACCTGTCGTGTAAATATTTTCCTCTGTTTGGTAACCAAACTGGGAAAAAGGAGGGGTGGAAGGAGGGGAAGGAATCGAAAGGGGAAAACGAAGTGGAAAGGGTGAAAGACGCGGAAGGGGCGAACGAAGCCAAGAAAAGGGTTGTTGGAAAACTTATATCCCTAAAGAGTGGACTCTACGAATTGATTAATGCATTAAgtagttatataaataaaaaatacgtGTTTACAAATCAAGAAGTTGATCTAATTAACAGGATGAATGAGAAATTATGGATGTGTAGTGTAAGAAAGCAAAGCGAAACTCAAGTGATATATGCAAAGAATGTTATTTTGACAGTTAATTCTAAAATATGCTCCCATATATTGAGAACTATTTTACCATGTAATATTCGGAAAAATTTGTTCAACATTTCGTACtcaaatattatttgtgtaactttatattttaataagaaaGATTTAAATATACCGAAAAACTTTTTTGGCTTTTTATCCTCTGATAAAAAAACTCACGTGTTAGGTTGCTTTTATATCAATAACATGTTCAAAGAAAGGTGTAGTGATGATAATATAGcattattaacattatatattggTGGTCAGAACAATGCTAAAGATATTTACTTGGAAAAAGAGGAATTAAcacaaataattttaaaagatttaagacaaatatttaaaatatataacaatgcACATCCAActattttaaaagtaaaaaagtgGTATGATGCAATACCTTTTTATTcgaataattatgaaaaagatCTGAAAAGTTTTTTGGATGAATTGTATAAACCGCAATATAAGAACTTGTTTGTCGATTCGGGATGGGTAACAGGAACGTCCATATCAGATAGAATTGCATCAGCAAAGGACTTGTCAGACTTTATGATACTGAAAAATCTTAGCAAGCCTTGA
- the RPL3 gene encoding 60S ribosomal protein L3, putative, which yields MSHRKFERPRHGSLGFLPRKRCKRMRGKIRSFPKDDKEKPPHFTAFLGYKAGMTHIVREVDKPGSKLHKKEIVEACTIIECAPMVVVGMIGYRETPKGLRILTTVWANHVSDEFRRRYYKNWYNSDKKAFTKSLNIPQSTKELLYKRLEKYCTILRAVCHTQPSKTPLRMKKAHIMEIQINGGTMKEKINFVKDLLEKNLPVSTVFNDNEMIDVISVTKGHGTKGVVSRYGVKRLPRKTHRGLRKVACIGAWHPARVQFQVPRHGQKGYFHRTERNKKIYRIGLKKDKNSASTDADITEKKITPMGGFPHYGIVNEDFILLKGCVAGTKKRPITLRKTLVPQVSRDAVAQIALKFIDTSSKIGHGRFQTSEEKIKYYGPLKKDLKP from the coding sequence ATGTCGCACCGTAAGTTTGAAAGACCACGCCACGGGTCGTTGGGTTTTTTGCCAAGAAAAAGATGTAAACGAATGAGGGGTAAGATAAGATCATTTCCAAAGGATGATAAGGAAAAGCCTCCTCATTTCACTGCCTTTTTGGGGTATAAGGCAGGTATGACACATATCGTAAGAGAAGTGGATAAACCAGGATCAAAACTACACAAAAAGGAAATTGTTGAAGCATGCACAATTATTGAATGTGCTCCAATGGTTGTTGTTGGAATGATAGGATATAGAGAAACACCCAAAGGATTAAGAATATTAACTACAGTATGGGCTAATCATGTATCCGATGAGTTTAGAAGGaggtattataaaaattggtATAATAGTGATAAGAAAGCATTTACAAAAAGTTTAAATATTCCCCAGTCGACAAAAGAATTACTTTATAAAagattagaaaaatattgcaCCATACTTAGAGCTGTTTGTCATACTCAACCATCAAAAACTCCTTTACGTATGAAGAAGGCACATATTATGGAGATTCAGATAAATGGAGGTACAATGAAAGAGAAGATCAATTTCGTTAAGGATTTATTAGAAAAGAATTTACCTGTATCCACTGTATTTAATGACAACGAGATGATTGATGTTATCAGTGTTACAAAAGGGCATGGTACAAAAGGTGTTGTTAGTAGATATGGAGTAAAAAGATTACCAAGAAAAACACACAGAGGATTACGAAAAGTTGCTTGTATAGGTGCTTGGCATCCAGCTAGAGTTCAATTTCAAGTACCAAGACATGGTCAGAAAGGATATTTTCATAGAAcagaaagaaataaaaaaatttatcgtattggtttaaaaaaagataaaaatagtgCATCCACGGATGCTGatattacagaaaaaaaaattactccTATGGGTGGCTTTCCACATTATGGTATTGTAAATGaagattttattttattaaaaggtTGTGTAGCTGGAACAAAGAAAAGACCCATTACTTTGAGAAAAACATTGGTACCACAAGTGTCAAGAGATGCCGTAGCTCAAATTGCTCTTAAATTTATTGATACTTCATCCAAAATAGGCCATGGAAGATTCCAAACCAGTGaagaaaaaatcaaatattaTGGACCCTTAAAGAAAGACTTAAAACCATAG
- the PmUG01_10039400 gene encoding zinc finger, C3HC4 type, putative, with product MEDGRESVRIRMSFNDFILILSVCYSICDIFVQWKNFSKCYKPIQLWLVVSFISIVLYRLSHFLAQYLSNDSEDFIIYRRNSPPYFINFLVLCVLFPFFFIWNIVGTIWIYQIIKYTPNCLPKNNHPWFIVLWIVLCYIWILLYIFFIILSLYLEYQSRIYEQAIINNMQSNDIFSRWSSNIDLIRDYGIFIYRKGLRLKQIENLPYYYIKNIADELKCSICLNDFQIDECVRTLLLCNHTFHKSCIDLWLIRSATCPNCKSPIASQGIFMNI from the coding sequence ATGGAGGATGGTAGGGAAAGTGTAAGAATACGAATGAGCTTCAATGACTTCATTTTAATACTTTCCGTGTGCTACTCTATATGTGACATATTTGTACAATGGAAAAATTTTTCCAAATGTTATAAGCCTATACAACTATGGCTAGTTGTGTCCTTTATATCTATAGTACTGTACAGGTTATCTCATTTTTTAGCTCAATATTTGAGTAATGATAGTGaagattttattatttatagaaGAAATAGCCCtccatattttataaattttttagttCTTTGTGTGCtgttcccctttttttttatttggaaTATTGTAGGTACTATATGGATATaccaaataataaaatacacaCCCAACTGTTTGCCAAAAAATAATCATCCTTGGTTTATTGTGTTATGGATAGTACTTTGTTATATATggattttgttatatatattttttattatattatcgTTGTATTTAGAATATCAGTCAAGAATCTATGAACAGgcaataattaataatatgcaatcaaatgatatattttccaGGTGGAGTTCCAATATAGATTTAATAAGAGATTAtggcatatttatatacagaAAAGGATTAAGATTAAAGCAAATTGAAAATTtaccatattattatataaaaaatatagcagACGAATTGAAATGCTCCATCTGTTTAAATGATTTTCAAATTGATGAATGTGTCAGAACATTATTGCTATGTAATCACACTTTTCATAAATCTTGTATCGATTTATGGCTAATCAGAAGTGCAACCTGTCCGAATTGCAAATCGCCTATTGCATCACAGGgcatttttatgaacatataa
- the PmUG01_10038800 gene encoding topoisomerase, putative: MNYNSIDKNTIFEAIEDFVLHIVSWLLCINVDIFKNNSEKKYSIALFDKKLVKLSRTGTVYITGTIYITGTEKSCTQREIYYRLYNLFNEQCQTNRHIKDVCHILGFPRSSLNIYASEKGCIAGLLVLRKNNESLILCHMEYGLMINEYLLNVDHVESLAHYILVVEKYSLYQKLCENKIWNILPCILITGKGFPDYSTRKILRELLDLFHLECVYVGDYDPYGIRIFLSYKEGCKTNEEGVYSCKNIKWVGMCSEDMTLFPKESLLALTKKEKNVIRNLLKDNNLKNSSTIINQVHEMNKTNCKFEMEAVEYLGMDFFIRKYLIRKILRKEWLM; this comes from the exons ATGAATTATAATTCTATAGATAAAAATACCATTTTTGAAG CAATTGAGGACTTTGTTCTTCACATAGTTTCATGGTTGTTATGTATTAATGTtgacatttttaaaaacaattcTGAAAAGAAATATTCCATTGCCCTTTTCGATAAGAAACTAGTGAAGTTGTCCAGAA CTGGCACAGTTTACATTACTGGCACAATTTACATTACTGGAAca gaaaaaagCTGCACGCAAAGGGAAATTTATTACAGactttataatttattcaatGAGCAATGTCAAACCAACAGgcatataaaa GACGTTTGTCATATTCTGGGATTTCCGAGATCGTCCTTAAACATTTATGCGTCAGAAAAAG GATGTATAGCTGGGTTACTTGTACTAAGGAAAAACAACGAAAGTTTAATCCTATGTCACATGG AATATGGCTTAATGATCAATGAATATCTTTTAAATGTTGATCATGTAGAGAGCTTGGCTCACTACATACTTGTAGTAGAAAAGTATTCCCTCTATCAGAAACTCTGCGAAAATAAGATATGGAAT ATCCTTCCCTGCATATTAATAACTGGAAAGGGGTTTCCAGACTACTCCACTAGGAAAATTCTTAGAGAACTCTTGGATCTGTTTCATTTAGAG TGTGTCTATGTTGGAGATTATGACCCGTATGGTATTCGCATCTTCTTGAGTTATAAAGAGGGATGTAAAACTAATGAAGAGGGCGTGTATTCttgcaaaaatattaagtggGTTGGTATGTGCTCAGAAGATATGACATTGTTCCCAAAAGAATCTCTTTTAGCattaacaaaaaaggaaaaaaatgttatacgtaatttattaaaagacaataatttaaaaaatagttcAACCATTATAAATCAAGTTCATGaaatgaataaaacaaaCTGTAAGTTTGAAATGGAAGCTGTCGAATATTTAGGAATGGATTTCTTCATtcgaaaatatttaataaggaaaatacTGAGAAAGGAGTGGTTAATGTGA